The following are encoded in a window of Lichenicola cladoniae genomic DNA:
- a CDS encoding RraA family protein encodes MTFQLAPISAPALDLDALAAVTYSAVFSDVCDALGLRNQTVSPGIMPLGGGGTLLGWARTALSLPVEEPPTRHYGHEIDYIDSLRPGDVAVIDCSGSPAAAWGELFSTASRGRGARGAVIDGLIRDRRKIVELGFPLHARGCRPTDSLGRVSIHEADTPIFLGGVAVRTGDLIVADEDGITVVPREHVLKVTELALAKATTENKARDLLLAGGTLADVWEKFRVL; translated from the coding sequence ATGACGTTCCAACTTGCCCCCATATCCGCGCCTGCGCTCGATCTCGACGCCTTAGCGGCTGTCACCTACAGCGCCGTATTTTCCGATGTCTGCGACGCCCTCGGGCTTCGCAACCAGACGGTCTCGCCCGGCATCATGCCGCTCGGCGGCGGAGGGACCCTCCTGGGTTGGGCCAGGACGGCGCTCAGCCTGCCGGTCGAGGAACCGCCGACGCGCCATTACGGACACGAGATCGATTACATCGACAGCCTGCGGCCCGGCGACGTGGCCGTCATAGACTGCTCGGGGAGCCCGGCGGCTGCCTGGGGTGAACTCTTTTCGACCGCCTCCAGGGGGCGCGGGGCACGGGGTGCCGTCATCGACGGGTTGATCCGCGATCGACGCAAGATCGTAGAACTCGGGTTTCCGCTCCATGCTCGCGGCTGCCGGCCGACAGACAGCCTTGGGCGCGTCTCGATCCACGAGGCCGACACCCCGATCTTCCTGGGCGGGGTCGCGGTGCGCACGGGCGATCTCATCGTGGCCGACGAGGACGGCATCACGGTGGTACCGCGCGAGCACGTGCTGAAGGTGACCGAACTCGCCCTTGCCAAGGCAACGACCGAGAACAAGGCCCGCGACCTGTTGCTGGCCGGCGGCAC